The window CTGGCCGTCCGACGAGAAGGTGCTGGATGGCGCCAAGGCGCTGGTCATCTACGCCGATGGCACCAGCGTGGTCGGCAAGGGTTGGGACAAGGTCGACCAGATGGCGAAGAGTGGCGTCGGCCTGATGTTCATGCACTACGCGGTGCATCCGGACAAGGCGGAGGCGGACAAGTACTACCGTCCGTGGATCGGTGGCGCCTTTGAAACCGACTTCTCAGTCAACCCGCACTGGGTCGCCGATCTCAAGCCGCTGCCGAACCATCCGGTGTCGCGCGGCGTCGGCTCGCTGGTGGAGGCGTACGACGAGTTCTACTACAGCATCCGTTTCATGGCCGACCGGTCCAAGGTCCTCGATCTCGCGACCGCTGTGCCGGACCGTGAGAGGATCAAGCGCTACATCAACCTGTGGACCCCGTATGGTGTTCAGGAGCTCGGCAAACCGCAGGCGCTGATGTGGGGCATCGAGCGTCCCGGCGGTGGCCGCGGGGTCGGCTTCACGGGTGGCCACTATCATCGCAACTGGTCGATCGACGGCTTCCGCACGCTGGTGCTGAATGCGATCGTCTGGACCGCCGGCGTGGAAGTTCCAAAGGACGGCGTGAAGTCGAAGCCGCTCACCGAGGATGAGCTCAATGCGAACCTCGATGACAAGGGCAAGGCAGATCGCCTGACCGTGGTGAAGCCGGGCGAGTTCAAGAAGATCCCGACCGCGCCGATCGATACCAAGCGCGAGGCGGCTTTCCCGCAGGATGGTCCGCGGAAGTTCGAGAACGCGGGCAAGAGCCCGACGGTTCGCAAGGGCGGCGTGGTCAAGCCGGTCGCGGAGAGCCCGAACATGAATGCGAAGTCGGCGCGCCTGCACGAGATCAAGGCGAAGATCGAGGACGCGAAGGAACTTTACCTGGTCGTTTCCGACAATGGTGACATGGGCTTCGATTGGTCGGACTGGATCGAGCCGAAGATCTATTTCAAGGACGGCACCTCGAAGGACCTCGGCGACCTGCAATGGACCTCTGCAACTACAGGCTATGGCGAAGCGAAGGTGGGCAAGAACATCAATGGCGACGCGCTGACCGTTGACAAGAAGACCTATGACAAGGGCATCGGCACGCATGCCTCATCGGTGATCGTTTACCAACTGCCGCCCAACGTGCGCGGCTTCACCGCCAAGGTGGGTGTGGATGACGGTGGGATGTTCCAGGGCGGCAAGACGCAGGGTTCGGATGTGAAATTCTCGGTTTACACCGAGAAGCCGCCGGCGGCCGGTGATCAGGGCGACACGATGGTGCCGGAAGAGATGTTCACGACGCCGGACAACAATCTGGAAGTGACCGTGTGGGCGACCACGCCGATGCTGAAGAACCCGACGAACATCGACTTCGATGCCGAGGGCCGGATGTATGTGGCCGAAGGCGTGAACTACCGCCATGCTGCGGGCACGCGGCCTGAAGGCGACCGGATCGTGATCCTTTCCGACACTGATGGCAACGGCCAGGCCGACACCAGCGAGGTCTTCACGCAGGACAAGAACCTGGAGTCGCCGCTCGGCGTGGCAGTGCTGGAGAACAAGGTGATCGTTTCCCAGCCGCCGGACCTGATCGTTTACACGGACGTCAATGGCGACCGGAAGTTCGATCCCGCGGTGGACAAGCGCGAGGTGCTGCTGACCGGCTTCAATGCCCGCCAGCATGACCACTCGCTGCACAGCGTGACGGCTGGTCCCGATGGCCAGTGGAACTTCAACAACGGCAACACCGGCGGCATCTTCACCGACAAGTCGGGCAAGACCTTCCGCATGGGGAGCGGCTACTACAAGGATGGTGGCGGCACCTGGTATCAGGATACCAAGGCGATCGCCGGCAAGCCGAGTGATGATGGCAACGTGTGGGTCGGCGGCTTCTCCGTCCGAATGAATCCGGACGGCACCAATGCCCGCATCGTGGGCCACAATTATCGCAACTCGTATGAGCAGGCGCTGACTTCATTCGGCGACATGTTCCAGAGCGACAATGACGACCCGCCGGCCTGCCGCGTGGCCGAGGTGATGGAAGGTGGCAATGCCGGCTTCTCGTCTGCCGATGGCCAGCGCTCGTGGGGTGCGGATCGCCGCCCGGGTCAAGACGTTCCGACGGCCGAGTGGCGCCAGGAAGATCCGGGCACGATGCCTTCCGGCGATGTCTACGGCGGCGGTTCGCCGACCGGTGTCGCTTTCTATGAAAGCGGTGCGCTTGGCGACAAGTGGCAGGGCCTGTTGCTCGCTTGCGAAGCGGGCAAGAACGTGGTCTTCGGTTACCTGCCGGTGCCAGAGGGGGCGGGCTTCAAGCTCCAGCGCATCGACTTCCTCACGTCTAACAAGGAGAAGGAATTCGCCGGCTCCGACTTCCTCGGCGGCAAGGCGAACGGTGAGCTCAAGACGCTGTTCCGTCCTTCCGACGTGGCCGTCGGTCCCGATGGCGCGCTCTATGTTGCCGACTGGTTCGACCAGCGCGTCGGCGGTCACGGCACGATGGACAAGTCCGGTTCGGGCACGATCTATCGCATCGCGCCGAAGGGCTTCAAGCCGGTGGTGCCGAAGTTCGACCTGAACACGACCGAAGGCCAGATCGCGGCGCTGAAGAGCCCGGCGGTGAATGTCCGCAACAGCGGCTTCGTTCGCCTGAAGGCCCAGGGTGACAAGGCGGTGCCTGCGCTCGTGGAGTTGCTGAACGACAAGAATCCTTACATTGCCGCTCGTGCGGTGTGGTTGCTCGCTCAGGTCGGACCTTCTGGTGAGAAGGTCGTGGCGGATCTGCTTTCGTCTGACAATGCACGGACTCGTCTGGTCGCTTGCCGTGCGGTGCGCGCTGCCGGTGGTGATGTCGTGAAGCTGGCCGAGAAGATGGCGGCGGATCCTTCCCCGATGGTGCGCCGTGAGATCGCCCTCTCGCTGCGCCCGGTGGCGGCGGACAAGGCGCTGCCGTTC is drawn from Luteolibacter sp. Y139 and contains these coding sequences:
- a CDS encoding PVC-type heme-binding CxxCH protein, which gives rise to MKPPLPGFARFLAVTALMLAQAHAANKIVFLAGGKSHGPGEHEFRAGCMLLAKELNESGLDVQAEVYSGWPSDEKVLDGAKALVIYADGTSVVGKGWDKVDQMAKSGVGLMFMHYAVHPDKAEADKYYRPWIGGAFETDFSVNPHWVADLKPLPNHPVSRGVGSLVEAYDEFYYSIRFMADRSKVLDLATAVPDRERIKRYINLWTPYGVQELGKPQALMWGIERPGGGRGVGFTGGHYHRNWSIDGFRTLVLNAIVWTAGVEVPKDGVKSKPLTEDELNANLDDKGKADRLTVVKPGEFKKIPTAPIDTKREAAFPQDGPRKFENAGKSPTVRKGGVVKPVAESPNMNAKSARLHEIKAKIEDAKELYLVVSDNGDMGFDWSDWIEPKIYFKDGTSKDLGDLQWTSATTGYGEAKVGKNINGDALTVDKKTYDKGIGTHASSVIVYQLPPNVRGFTAKVGVDDGGMFQGGKTQGSDVKFSVYTEKPPAAGDQGDTMVPEEMFTTPDNNLEVTVWATTPMLKNPTNIDFDAEGRMYVAEGVNYRHAAGTRPEGDRIVILSDTDGNGQADTSEVFTQDKNLESPLGVAVLENKVIVSQPPDLIVYTDVNGDRKFDPAVDKREVLLTGFNARQHDHSLHSVTAGPDGQWNFNNGNTGGIFTDKSGKTFRMGSGYYKDGGGTWYQDTKAIAGKPSDDGNVWVGGFSVRMNPDGTNARIVGHNYRNSYEQALTSFGDMFQSDNDDPPACRVAEVMEGGNAGFSSADGQRSWGADRRPGQDVPTAEWRQEDPGTMPSGDVYGGGSPTGVAFYESGALGDKWQGLLLACEAGKNVVFGYLPVPEGAGFKLQRIDFLTSNKEKEFAGSDFLGGKANGELKTLFRPSDVAVGPDGALYVADWFDQRVGGHGTMDKSGSGTIYRIAPKGFKPVVPKFDLNTTEGQIAALKSPAVNVRNSGFVRLKAQGDKAVPALVELLNDKNPYIAARAVWLLAQVGPSGEKVVADLLSSDNARTRLVACRAVRAAGGDVVKLAEKMAADPSPMVRREIALSLRPVAADKALPFLVTIGEKFDGKDRAYLEAFGLGCSNKEAAVYDALRSKVTASPEMWTDAFAWLAWRLHAPQAVADQKARALSKKVSPDQVKLTLTALGFTNSAAAATAMIELANTAGFEQKDLANWWVNNRKGNLWKAFDVDGILKAMGQDPTNVKLTAVEMPAEPANAPKLPPAAEIAKLQGDPAKGKTAVAACYMCHHIGDTGVEYGPDLTSFGKQQPTEVIVNAIANPSADVSHGYDGSEIKTKDGITIMGMVLSEGDPIIVKCLGGQTQTIAKSRIASVKKMEKSLMYTPAMLGLTPQSIADIAAYLKSL